A stretch of Metabacillus sp. FJAT-52054 DNA encodes these proteins:
- the glyQ gene encoding glycine--tRNA ligase subunit alpha yields MNIQNMILTLQKHWSEQGCILMQAYDTEKGAGTMSPYTFLRAIGPEPWNVAYVEPSRRPADGRYGENPNRLYQHHQFQVIMKPSPDNIQELYLDSLKALGINPLEHDIRFVEDNWENPSLGCAGLGWEVWLDGMEITQFTYFQQVGGLECKPVSVEITYGIERLASYIQDKENVFDLEWTDGFTVRDIFGMPEYEHSKYTFETSDAEMLFHLFTVYEKEAHRQMDQGLVHPAYDYVLKCSHTFNLLDARGAISVTERTGYIGRVRNLARKVAKTFYDEREKLGFPMVKEQEAENHE; encoded by the coding sequence ATGAATATTCAAAACATGATCTTAACATTGCAAAAGCACTGGTCAGAACAGGGCTGTATTTTAATGCAGGCTTACGATACCGAAAAAGGTGCAGGAACAATGAGCCCTTACACATTTTTAAGAGCAATTGGACCTGAGCCCTGGAACGTTGCGTATGTAGAACCGTCTCGCCGGCCTGCTGATGGCCGTTATGGAGAGAACCCTAACCGTCTGTATCAGCATCATCAATTTCAAGTAATTATGAAACCATCCCCTGATAATATTCAGGAGCTGTATCTAGACTCCTTAAAAGCACTTGGAATAAATCCGCTTGAACATGATATCCGTTTTGTAGAGGATAATTGGGAAAATCCTTCTCTTGGCTGCGCCGGTCTTGGATGGGAAGTATGGCTTGATGGAATGGAAATCACCCAATTTACGTATTTTCAGCAGGTAGGCGGATTAGAGTGCAAGCCTGTTTCAGTTGAAATTACATATGGAATTGAACGTCTTGCGTCCTATATTCAAGATAAGGAAAACGTTTTTGACTTAGAATGGACGGATGGATTTACTGTACGGGATATATTCGGAATGCCGGAATATGAACATTCTAAATACACGTTCGAGACATCGGATGCAGAGATGCTCTTCCATCTGTTTACGGTTTATGAAAAAGAAGCACATCGCCAAATGGATCAGGGGCTGGTGCATCCAGCGTATGATTATGTATTGAAGTGTTCTCATACCTTCAACCTTTTAGATGCGAGAGGGGCCATTTCAGTCACTGAACGAACAGGATATATTGGCCGAGTAAGGAATCTTGCAAGAAAAGTGGCTAAAACGTTCTATGATGAAAGAGAAAAGTTAGGCTTTCCAATGGTAAAGGAACAGGAGGCGGAAAATCATGAATAA
- the recO gene encoding DNA repair protein RecO, translating to MLQKCEGIIIRSSNYGENNKIVTIYTRELGKVGVMARGAKKPNSRLAAMTQLFTYGTFLFQKSSGLGSLQQAETLSSMRSIREDLFMTAYASYMAELLDKGTDSLERNPFLFELFLQMFQHLDEGQDPDILLRMFELKMLPVLGVTPHLNGCVNCGSTDGTFHFSIREAGFLCHRCFEKDPYRLVVSQGTVRLLRLLYFFDLNRLGQISVKTETKNELKLVLNSYYQEYSGLYLKSKRFLDQIENLRDQL from the coding sequence GTGCTCCAAAAATGCGAAGGAATCATTATTCGTTCATCCAACTATGGAGAGAACAATAAAATAGTCACGATTTATACAAGAGAGCTGGGTAAAGTTGGAGTGATGGCTAGGGGAGCAAAAAAACCAAACAGCCGTCTTGCAGCGATGACTCAGCTTTTTACTTATGGCACTTTTTTATTTCAAAAATCATCAGGCCTTGGAAGTTTGCAGCAGGCCGAAACCCTCTCTTCAATGCGTTCCATTAGAGAAGATTTATTTATGACGGCTTACGCTTCCTATATGGCAGAACTGCTGGACAAGGGGACAGACAGCCTGGAAAGGAACCCTTTTCTTTTTGAACTCTTTCTGCAAATGTTCCAGCACCTTGACGAGGGGCAGGATCCAGATATTCTGCTTAGAATGTTTGAACTGAAAATGCTCCCGGTTCTTGGAGTTACTCCGCATCTGAATGGCTGTGTCAATTGCGGAAGTACGGATGGAACCTTTCATTTTTCAATTAGAGAAGCGGGTTTTCTGTGCCACCGCTGTTTTGAAAAAGATCCTTACAGACTCGTTGTTTCACAGGGAACAGTCAGACTCTTGCGTCTCCTGTATTTCTTTGATTTAAACAGGCTTGGCCAAATTTCTGTCAAAACCGAGACGAAAAATGAACTTAAGCTCGTTTTAAACAGCTATTATCAGGAATATTCTGGCCTGTACTTAAAATCAAAACGATTTTTGGATCAGATTGAAAATTTACGGGATCAGCTGTAG
- a CDS encoding YqzL family protein — protein sequence MKDFTWKVFYQTGNIDTYLLFKEMEKEHADGPDTQEDELISPDFPLI from the coding sequence ATGAAGGATTTTACCTGGAAGGTTTTTTATCAGACAGGTAATATTGACACGTATCTTCTTTTTAAGGAAATGGAAAAGGAGCATGCAGATGGACCCGATACACAAGAGGATGAGCTGATTAGTCCAGATTTTCCGCTGATTTGA
- the era gene encoding GTPase Era, with translation MTNREYKSGFVSIIGRPNVGKSTFLNRVIGQKIAIMSDKPQTTRNKIQGVLTTEDSQTIFIDTPGIHKPKHKLGDFMMKVAQNTLREVDIIMFMINAEEGYGRGDEFIIEKLKEVKTPVFLVINKIDQLHPDQLFPLIEKYKALYPFKEVVPISALQGNNIETLLEQIKTYLPEGPQYYPADQVTDHPERFIISELVREKVLHLTREEIPHSVAVVIDAIERREENASVYVAATVIVERDSQKGIVIGKQGKMLKEVGQRARVDIEALLGSKVFLELWVKVQKDWRNKMNQLRDYGFREDEY, from the coding sequence ATGACTAACAGAGAATATAAATCAGGTTTTGTTTCCATTATCGGCAGGCCAAATGTCGGCAAATCAACATTTTTAAACCGGGTAATTGGCCAAAAAATTGCCATAATGAGTGACAAACCTCAAACAACACGAAATAAGATTCAGGGAGTTCTGACTACTGAAGACTCTCAAACCATCTTTATTGACACCCCGGGAATTCACAAGCCGAAACACAAGCTTGGCGACTTTATGATGAAGGTTGCACAAAATACTTTGCGTGAAGTAGACATTATTATGTTTATGATTAATGCAGAAGAGGGCTATGGCAGAGGCGATGAATTTATTATCGAAAAGCTTAAAGAAGTTAAAACGCCCGTTTTCCTTGTAATCAATAAAATAGATCAGCTGCATCCAGATCAGCTGTTCCCGCTGATTGAAAAATATAAAGCGTTATACCCGTTCAAAGAAGTGGTGCCAATTTCTGCATTGCAGGGGAACAATATTGAAACGCTCCTTGAGCAGATTAAAACATATCTGCCTGAAGGTCCGCAGTATTATCCTGCCGATCAAGTAACTGATCACCCTGAACGCTTTATTATTTCCGAACTGGTCAGAGAAAAGGTCCTCCATTTGACTAGGGAAGAGATTCCTCACTCCGTTGCAGTCGTCATTGATGCAATCGAACGCAGGGAGGAAAACGCTTCAGTATATGTGGCAGCTACTGTTATCGTAGAGCGTGATTCGCAAAAGGGCATCGTGATTGGAAAGCAAGGAAAGATGCTGAAGGAAGTCGGACAGCGTGCACGGGTGGATATTGAAGCCCTTTTAGGATCGAAAGTGTTTTTGGAGCTTTGGGTAAAGGTTCAAAAGGACTGGCGTAATAAAATGAATCAGCTGAGAGACTATGGATTCAGAGAAGATGAATACTAA
- a CDS encoding cytidine deaminase, producing the protein MNTEQLIIEAKTARERAYVPYSTFKVGAALLTKSGKVFGGCNIENAAYSMCNCAERTALFKAYSEGETDFEAIAVVADTKRPVPPCGACRQVISELCSKDMKVILTNMNGDIEQLTAGELLPGAFSAEDLND; encoded by the coding sequence ATGAATACAGAACAACTGATTATTGAAGCGAAAACAGCACGGGAAAGAGCGTATGTGCCATATTCAACATTCAAGGTAGGCGCTGCGCTTTTGACCAAATCCGGTAAGGTATTTGGCGGGTGCAACATAGAAAATGCCGCATATAGCATGTGCAATTGTGCAGAACGGACTGCCTTATTCAAGGCTTATTCAGAAGGTGAAACGGACTTTGAAGCGATAGCAGTCGTTGCAGATACGAAAAGACCTGTTCCGCCATGCGGTGCATGCCGGCAGGTGATTTCCGAGCTTTGCAGCAAGGATATGAAAGTGATACTAACAAATATGAACGGCGATATTGAACAGCTTACAGCAGGTGAATTGCTGCCGGGAGCATTTTCAGCGGAGGATTTAAATGACTAA
- a CDS encoding diacylglycerol kinase family protein, translated as MGLQDQKTSEIKRLLKSFAFASSGLMNVFRHERNFQIHCILMVLAIAAGFILEISFMEWYMVIGSIAAVLSLELMNTAIERTVDLVTDEMRPLAKAAKDAAAGSVFVAAIAAFFIGVLIFTPKIIEFL; from the coding sequence ATGGGCTTACAAGATCAGAAAACATCTGAAATTAAACGTCTGTTGAAAAGTTTTGCATTCGCCTCGTCCGGACTCATGAATGTGTTCCGGCATGAAAGAAATTTTCAGATCCATTGTATATTGATGGTACTGGCCATTGCTGCAGGTTTCATTCTGGAAATCAGTTTTATGGAATGGTACATGGTTATTGGGTCAATTGCGGCAGTGCTGTCACTTGAGCTTATGAATACAGCAATTGAACGGACAGTAGATCTTGTAACGGATGAAATGCGTCCGTTGGCAAAGGCTGCCAAAGATGCTGCTGCGGGCTCAGTGTTCGTGGCGGCCATTGCAGCTTTCTTTATTGGAGTGCTAATATTTACTCCAAAAATAATTGAATTTTTATAA
- the ybeY gene encoding rRNA maturation RNase YbeY, whose amino-acid sequence MNKRLMIDLCDETGELSSEEINIVEALLQFAAEAEQTKDGAEVSVTFTDNSRIQEINREYRDKDQPTDVISFAMEEQGEDEIEIIGADMPPVLGDIIISVERTREQAADYGHSFKRELGFLAVHGFLHLLGYDHLTEEDEKEMFTKQKGILDSYGLTRSENI is encoded by the coding sequence ATGAATAAAAGATTAATGATTGATCTATGCGATGAAACAGGTGAGCTGTCATCTGAAGAAATCAATATTGTAGAAGCTCTTCTCCAATTTGCTGCAGAAGCAGAGCAGACAAAAGACGGGGCCGAGGTTTCGGTCACGTTTACGGATAACAGCAGGATTCAGGAAATTAACCGTGAATACAGGGATAAGGATCAGCCAACGGATGTGATCTCCTTTGCCATGGAAGAGCAGGGTGAAGATGAGATCGAGATTATCGGGGCGGACATGCCTCCGGTACTGGGTGATATTATTATCTCTGTAGAAAGAACAAGAGAGCAGGCTGCTGACTATGGTCACAGCTTTAAAAGAGAGCTCGGATTTTTAGCCGTTCACGGTTTTTTGCATTTGCTGGGGTATGATCATTTGACAGAGGAAGACGAAAAGGAAATGTTTACTAAGCAGAAGGGGATTTTAGATTCCTATGGGCTTACAAGATCAGAAAACATCTGA
- a CDS encoding HD family phosphohydrolase — translation MKKKQTGFKKQIDLINQNRFLHYILYVLFGIILFASLYGNVKPQNLDIKLLDISKQTLYSPINVVDREETERKKNEAYQQIEDQYRLVEEYSDSRVQLVNFIYNSAIEVNTEALNEVKNDAAKNEDPVKEKQLKPLTAEEKYALLEKKLADGFKRKIPKDTLFPLIGASTEELTVAKESVVTTVNKVMREEISTDKLEEKKQQVEKELQYTPLTSEMLQSSIEIGQYAVIPNYIYDDKATKEKRQQAADKVKESVIKQGQIIVSEGQTITPEIYHKLDIAGLINNKQSFKPFLGLLIFVLLAVSILIYYFESQQKTAEKKNLSLLLFFLVFFISLLFMKAISIFQQLDITYIGLIVPAAMGPMLVKLLISERQAILSSIILSVCGSIIFNEGITGTFNFNMGIYYLAGCLAGVLFLNKHNLRSRILQAGLFVALVNIMMITALTLIQNGNYSNLEIGSYFIMAAISGIAASVLAMGFQPFFETGFGLLSTMRLIELSNPNHPLLRKILTETPGTYHHSVMVANLSESACEAIGANGLLARVGAYYHDIGKTKRPQYFIENQMKMDNPHDKLSPQLSKNVIIAHASDGAEMLRKHKMPKEFVDIAEQHHGTSLLKYFYYKAKERGDEILEEEFRYPGPKPQTKEIAVISIADSVEAAVRSMSSPTPERIQKLVRGIIADRLQDGQLNECDLTLKELDIVAKSFCESLKGIFHSRIEYPEVTKQKVKQA, via the coding sequence ATGAAAAAAAAGCAGACAGGCTTTAAAAAACAAATTGACCTCATAAATCAAAACCGATTTCTTCACTATATTCTGTATGTGCTGTTTGGAATTATTTTATTCGCTAGTCTGTATGGAAACGTTAAGCCTCAGAACCTCGATATTAAACTGCTTGATATTTCAAAGCAAACGCTGTACTCCCCGATCAATGTAGTAGACAGGGAAGAGACGGAAAGAAAAAAGAACGAGGCTTATCAGCAAATAGAAGATCAATACAGGCTTGTTGAAGAGTACTCGGACAGCAGAGTCCAGCTTGTCAACTTTATTTACAACTCTGCAATAGAAGTGAACACTGAGGCATTAAACGAAGTGAAAAACGACGCCGCAAAAAACGAAGATCCGGTAAAGGAAAAACAATTGAAACCGCTTACTGCAGAAGAGAAGTATGCTCTTCTTGAAAAAAAACTGGCAGACGGTTTCAAGCGGAAAATACCAAAGGATACCCTCTTTCCTCTAATTGGAGCTTCGACAGAGGAACTGACGGTGGCCAAGGAATCGGTTGTGACGACCGTTAATAAGGTGATGCGCGAGGAAATTTCCACTGATAAACTTGAGGAGAAGAAACAACAGGTGGAGAAGGAACTTCAATATACGCCGCTGACATCTGAAATGCTTCAGTCCTCCATCGAAATTGGCCAGTATGCAGTTATTCCGAATTATATTTATGACGATAAAGCTACAAAGGAAAAACGGCAGCAGGCTGCAGACAAAGTGAAGGAAAGTGTCATTAAACAAGGTCAGATTATTGTTTCAGAGGGACAAACCATTACTCCTGAAATCTATCATAAGCTGGATATTGCCGGCCTGATTAATAATAAGCAATCCTTTAAACCATTTTTGGGCTTGCTGATTTTTGTGTTGCTGGCGGTTTCGATCCTGATTTATTATTTTGAAAGCCAGCAGAAAACAGCAGAAAAAAAGAATCTTTCCCTGCTTCTCTTCTTTCTCGTTTTTTTCATCTCTTTGCTGTTTATGAAAGCGATTAGTATTTTCCAGCAGCTGGATATTACATACATAGGGCTTATTGTGCCTGCTGCAATGGGACCGATGCTCGTTAAATTGCTAATCAGCGAGAGACAGGCCATTCTTTCAAGCATTATTCTGTCTGTTTGCGGCAGCATCATTTTTAACGAAGGAATTACAGGTACATTTAATTTTAATATGGGAATCTATTACCTAGCCGGCTGCCTTGCTGGTGTACTGTTCCTCAATAAGCATAACTTACGATCAAGAATATTGCAGGCGGGCCTTTTTGTTGCATTGGTTAATATTATGATGATTACAGCACTGACTTTGATACAAAATGGAAACTATTCAAATTTAGAAATCGGAAGCTATTTTATCATGGCGGCGATTTCCGGTATCGCAGCATCTGTTCTTGCAATGGGATTTCAGCCATTTTTTGAAACAGGCTTCGGCTTGCTTTCAACTATGCGCCTTATTGAGCTGTCAAATCCGAATCATCCGCTGCTGCGGAAAATTCTCACAGAAACGCCTGGTACGTATCATCACAGTGTGATGGTAGCGAACCTGTCTGAGTCTGCCTGTGAAGCAATCGGAGCAAATGGATTGCTTGCGAGGGTAGGAGCATATTATCACGACATAGGAAAAACAAAACGTCCCCAATACTTTATTGAAAATCAAATGAAGATGGACAATCCTCATGATAAGCTTTCCCCTCAGCTAAGTAAAAATGTAATCATTGCCCATGCATCGGATGGTGCTGAGATGCTGAGAAAACACAAGATGCCGAAAGAATTTGTTGATATAGCCGAGCAGCATCACGGCACGAGCCTTTTGAAATACTTTTACTACAAAGCGAAGGAACGCGGGGATGAAATTCTGGAGGAAGAGTTCCGTTATCCCGGACCTAAGCCGCAAACCAAAGAAATCGCTGTAATATCGATTGCTGATAGCGTTGAGGCAGCGGTACGCTCCATGTCCAGCCCAACACCTGAGCGCATCCAAAAGCTGGTTAGAGGAATCATTGCTGACCGCCTCCAGGATGGACAGCTTAATGAATGTGATTTAACATTAAAAGAACTGGATATTGTGGCGAAGTCTTTTTGTGAATCCCTTAAAGGAATTTTTCACTCCCGCATTGAATATCCGGAAGTAACGAAACAGAAGGTGAAACAGGCATGA
- a CDS encoding PhoH family protein has product MPEDLVSMNQKLENPNEAIMLFGNQDIHLKRLEEELHVTIVTRGEAVYVSGDSINVQLTDDILQALLGVIRKGIVISERDVIYAVSMAKKQKLDEFQSLFNEEITKSAKGKPIRIKTLGQRHYISAIRQSDLVFGIGPAGTGKTYLAVVMAVNALKSGSVKRIVLTRPAVEAGESLGFLPGDLKEKVDPYLRPLYDALHDVLGLEHTERLMERGTIEIAPLAYMRGRTLDDAFVILDESQNTTHAQMKMFLTRLGFGSKMVVTGDITQVDLPKGVKSGLAITRSMLENVPGISFVELEQADVVRHPLVGKIIEAYQKNEN; this is encoded by the coding sequence ATGCCAGAAGACTTAGTGTCAATGAATCAGAAGCTAGAAAATCCGAATGAAGCCATCATGCTCTTCGGTAATCAGGATATTCATCTTAAAAGGCTCGAGGAAGAGCTCCATGTCACCATTGTGACCCGCGGTGAAGCAGTATATGTTTCTGGGGACTCTATAAATGTTCAGCTGACTGATGACATATTGCAGGCGCTGCTAGGCGTCATACGCAAAGGAATTGTTATATCCGAAAGAGATGTAATCTATGCAGTCAGCATGGCAAAAAAACAAAAACTCGATGAATTTCAGTCCTTATTTAACGAAGAAATTACGAAAAGTGCAAAAGGAAAACCAATCCGCATTAAAACATTGGGGCAGAGGCATTATATATCTGCCATCAGGCAATCAGACCTTGTATTCGGAATTGGTCCGGCTGGTACAGGGAAAACGTATCTTGCCGTCGTAATGGCTGTCAATGCGCTCAAAAGCGGCTCAGTTAAAAGAATCGTGCTTACGCGGCCTGCTGTTGAAGCGGGAGAGAGCCTCGGATTTTTACCTGGTGATTTAAAAGAAAAGGTAGATCCTTATTTAAGGCCGCTCTATGACGCTCTGCATGATGTGCTTGGCCTGGAACATACGGAACGTCTAATGGAACGCGGAACCATTGAAATTGCCCCGTTAGCCTACATGAGAGGCCGTACCCTGGATGACGCATTTGTTATTTTAGATGAATCCCAGAATACGACTCATGCCCAAATGAAAATGTTCTTAACCCGGTTGGGATTCGGTTCAAAAATGGTGGTAACGGGTGATATCACTCAAGTCGACTTGCCAAAAGGAGTTAAATCCGGTCTTGCCATTACCCGCAGCATGCTTGAGAACGTGCCGGGGATCTCATTTGTTGAATTAGAGCAGGCAGATGTAGTCCGACATCCTCTTGTTGGGAAAATCATTGAAGCGTATCAAAAAAATGAGAACTGA
- the yqfD gene encoding sporulation protein YqfD, whose amino-acid sequence MKNSWTNFWIGYVQIKAEGTGLERMINECLRSGISVWRVKREGDQSISFFIPLKDVHAFRTVRRKQDCKCSFPKKKGFPFIVKRSYKNSGFVLGMLLFLGVLFMLSNMIWAIEVHGAKPETEHLIVKELDRMGVKPGAVQFLTYDSDDIQKILTSRIPALTWVGVELKGTSYHLKVVEKNMPEQEEYSSPRNIVAKKKAVITRIYVEQGKPLAMVHDHVQQGQLLVSGMVGGKFIPAKAKIFGETWYETEVEVPLKTDFSVYNGNLSEKQYVSINGWNLQIWGYRQKDPSVYVKEQDKRDLQFLGWKTPFSYIKEIKREKEVVTRSYTVKEAVRAGVEMGKEDLMQKIGESGRIKGEKVLHQRNENGKVKLKILYQVIEDIVKTTPIVQGD is encoded by the coding sequence GTGAAAAACAGCTGGACAAACTTTTGGATTGGCTATGTTCAGATTAAAGCAGAAGGTACCGGACTGGAGCGGATGATAAATGAATGTCTCCGCAGCGGCATATCCGTATGGAGAGTAAAGCGTGAAGGGGATCAATCGATTTCCTTTTTTATTCCGCTAAAAGATGTACATGCTTTCCGGACCGTAAGAAGAAAACAGGATTGCAAATGCAGCTTTCCAAAGAAAAAAGGCTTCCCCTTTATTGTGAAAAGATCATACAAAAACAGTGGATTTGTACTCGGAATGCTTCTGTTTTTAGGTGTGCTGTTCATGCTGTCCAATATGATCTGGGCAATTGAAGTCCACGGAGCCAAGCCTGAAACTGAGCATTTAATTGTAAAGGAACTGGATAGAATGGGAGTGAAACCAGGGGCCGTTCAATTCTTGACCTATGATTCAGATGACATTCAGAAAATCTTAACAAGCCGTATTCCTGCTTTAACCTGGGTCGGGGTGGAATTAAAGGGGACATCCTATCATTTAAAGGTGGTAGAAAAAAATATGCCGGAGCAGGAGGAGTATTCAAGTCCCCGCAATATCGTGGCAAAGAAGAAAGCCGTTATCACAAGAATTTATGTTGAGCAGGGGAAGCCGCTTGCAATGGTTCATGATCACGTGCAGCAGGGCCAGCTTCTTGTATCGGGGATGGTAGGAGGAAAATTCATACCGGCTAAGGCGAAGATTTTTGGCGAGACATGGTATGAAACAGAAGTCGAAGTGCCTCTTAAAACCGATTTTAGCGTTTATAACGGAAATTTATCAGAAAAACAATACGTCTCAATTAACGGATGGAATCTGCAGATTTGGGGTTACAGACAGAAAGATCCGTCTGTTTATGTAAAAGAGCAGGACAAAAGAGATTTGCAATTTCTAGGGTGGAAGACCCCGTTTTCGTATATAAAAGAAATAAAAAGGGAAAAGGAAGTAGTAACCAGGAGTTATACCGTAAAGGAAGCGGTAAGAGCCGGAGTCGAAATGGGAAAAGAGGATTTAATGCAAAAAATTGGAGAAAGCGGCCGTATCAAGGGCGAAAAAGTTTTGCACCAAAGGAATGAGAATGGTAAAGTAAAATTGAAAATACTTTACCAGGTAATTGAAGATATCGTGAAAACCACACCAATAGTTCAGGGAGACTAA
- the yqfC gene encoding sporulation protein YqfC, translating to MAKKWNSRIADWITKTIELPPDVMMDLPRITMVGQIHIYIENHRGLLKFSDQEIRLLLKQGQLLIKGKSFVIRTILPEEIMLEGKIEQVHYLEQ from the coding sequence ATGGCAAAAAAATGGAACAGCCGTATAGCAGATTGGATAACGAAAACGATTGAACTCCCGCCTGATGTCATGATGGACTTACCGCGGATTACGATGGTGGGCCAAATTCATATATACATTGAAAATCACCGGGGGCTGCTGAAGTTCTCCGATCAGGAAATTAGGCTTCTGCTTAAACAGGGACAGCTTTTAATTAAAGGAAAAAGCTTTGTAATCCGAACGATTTTGCCTGAGGAAATTATGCTTGAGGGGAAAATAGAGCAGGTTCATTACCTTGAACAGTAA
- the floA gene encoding flotillin-like protein FloA (flotillin-like protein involved in membrane lipid rafts) — protein MDPSTLLTIGLVAAAVILLGIFFTFVPVMLWISALAAGVGVSIFTLIGMRLRRVTPSRVINPLIKAHKAGIGVTTNQLESHYLAGGNVDRVVNALIAAERANIELTFERCAAIDLAGRDVLEAVQMSVNPKVIETPFIAGVAMDGIEMKAKARITVRANIERLVGGAGEETIIARVGEGIVSTIGSSDNHKKVLENPDMISQTVLNKGLDSGTAFEILSIDIADVDIGKNIGAILQTDQAEADKKIAQAKAEERRAMAVASEQEMRAKVEEMRAKVVEAEAAVPLAMADALKSGNMGVMDYLNIQNLSADTDMRGSIGKMNGQEDDSK, from the coding sequence ATGGATCCATCTACCTTATTAACAATAGGTTTAGTTGCTGCAGCAGTTATTTTACTGGGTATATTCTTTACGTTTGTACCGGTTATGCTCTGGATTTCCGCACTTGCTGCTGGAGTTGGGGTCAGTATTTTTACACTTATCGGAATGAGGCTGCGCCGTGTTACACCAAGCAGGGTTATTAATCCCCTTATTAAAGCACATAAAGCAGGTATCGGAGTAACCACTAATCAGCTGGAAAGTCATTACCTTGCAGGAGGCAACGTCGACCGGGTAGTCAACGCCCTGATTGCTGCTGAAAGGGCAAATATTGAATTAACGTTTGAAAGATGCGCGGCTATCGATCTTGCCGGGCGGGACGTTTTAGAAGCGGTACAAATGAGCGTAAACCCTAAAGTAATCGAAACTCCATTTATTGCAGGAGTGGCGATGGATGGAATTGAAATGAAGGCGAAAGCAAGGATCACAGTCAGAGCGAACATTGAGCGTTTAGTAGGCGGTGCTGGTGAAGAAACGATTATTGCAAGGGTAGGAGAAGGGATCGTTAGTACGATAGGGAGTTCGGATAATCATAAAAAAGTCCTTGAAAATCCAGACATGATTTCACAGACCGTTTTAAATAAAGGGCTGGATTCCGGTACCGCATTTGAGATTCTTTCAATTGACATTGCAGATGTGGATATTGGTAAAAATATCGGAGCCATCCTTCAAACAGACCAGGCTGAGGCAGACAAGAAAATTGCCCAGGCTAAAGCTGAGGAGCGCAGAGCAATGGCTGTTGCATCTGAACAGGAAATGAGAGCGAAGGTTGAAGAAATGCGTGCTAAGGTAGTAGAAGCAGAAGCTGCTGTTCCTCTTGCGATGGCAGATGCTCTCAAAAGCGGCAATATGGGTGTAATGGATTACTTGAATATCCAAAACCTGTCAGCTGATACGGATATGAGAGGATCCATCGGAAAAATGAACGGGCAGGAGGATGATTCTAAATAG